The genomic interval CGCATTGACAGCGATTACTTTCTGGACACTTAATAGATGCAAGAAAGCAGCATTTTTTGCAAAAAGTCTCTTGCAATGCACCAGATGTTGTGATATAGTAACTCCGTTATATTAGATGATTTCCCCTACCATGAAAGGATGAATACCATGACTACTTTGGAACTGATTCTGACGATTATCCAGCTGGTTTCCGGTCTCGCCGTGACCGTGATCGTGCTGATGCAGTCCGGCAAGAGCGCCGGCCTGTCCGGCGCCATTGCTGGCGGCGCGGAAACGTTCCTTTCCAAGGGCAAAGCCAAGACGCTCGATGCTAAGCTCGCCAAGGCGACGAAGTGGTTCGGCCTCGTCTTTGTTGTCCTGACGCTGGTGCTGACCGTCCTGATGCACAAGGGCGCGTAATTTCCGGCACAGAACACAAAAGCGCATCCCCCGGCATTGCTGGGGGATGCGCTTTTTCACTTTTTTGTTGGATTGCCCGGTATCAGTCCGGATACTCTGCGCGGCTGCCGCCGATGAGCTTCGGCCGCGTGCGGGCGGCATTGACCGGCGCTTCTCCGATCGTCTTGACCGACAGGCGCAGTGGTACAGCCACATGCTTGAGGTGCATGCCGATCATGGTATTGCCGATATCGAGGCCGGCATCGGCCTTCACAAATT from Clostridiales bacterium carries:
- the secG gene encoding preprotein translocase subunit SecG, yielding MTTLELILTIIQLVSGLAVTVIVLMQSGKSAGLSGAIAGGAETFLSKGKAKTLDAKLAKATKWFGLVFVVLTLVLTVLMHKGA